Below is a window of Pseudanabaenaceae cyanobacterium SKYG29 DNA.
TAGTCGTCACAGCCTGCCTTTATACCCCGTTCTCTGTCCCCCACCATTGCATGGGCAGAAAAGCCAATAATGGGGATATTGCGCGTGCCAGGGTCCTGTTTGAGGATACTGGTAGCCGTCCAGCCATCCATCACAGGTAGGCTCATGTCCATGATAATCAAGTCTGGTTGCACTTGGCGAGCTATTGTCACCCCCTCCTGCCCATCTCCCGCAATCACTACCTCGTAGCCTTTCCTTTGTAGCCGGCGGGAAAGCATGTCTCGATTCATCTCGTTGTCTTCCACCAGAAGGATTTTTGCCATAGGACAGCGGGGAGTAATATCTTTGCCATTGTAGCGTGAGTGTGCTAAAACTAGACTAGCCCGGGATGTAGCGCAGCTTGGTAGCGCATCTGCTTTGGGAGCAGAGGGTCGCAGGTTCAAATCCTGTCATCCCGATCGGGGTTGGGGGAGTTCCCCCAGGGGCAGTTAGATAGATAGACCGAGCTTTAGCCCCAGCAAGGCATGGAAGAAGAGCAAGCAGAGAATAGCACTGCCTAGGTAGGCATGGGCAGTCCGTAGGGCAGCTTGGTTACCACCAAAGCCTGTCAGGGAAATCGTACCATTGAGGAAAAGGAGTACCAATACAGCCGAACCAGTCCAAAAATGGGGACTTTCCAGGAGGGGTTGTTTTTGCATCACCAAGGAAAGTAGACCACCTGTATAGCCCATAGCGAGAAACAGAGTCATTAAGGGAGCGATCCGGCGGTGATCGGCTAAGTTTTTCGCCTTTTCAGCTGCATCAGTGAGTAAACGACCGCGCCAACCAGCCAGACCAACGAAACTACCCATGACAAAAATCACGATCGCCATAAAGAAGGGGTGACCCCAATGCACGATCGGTTCTGGTATGCCCAGTTGCCTAAACTGTTGTGCTATGGGTTCTAGAAACTCAGTCAGAGTGGTATTCATGCGACACCTCACATAAGTAGGAACAGGGACAGATGCCCCAGGGGTTATTTTAACTTGCTTAACAAAAGGTTAAAATCGGCATAACTACAGATGAATTACTATGGCTTTTATCGACCTGCAGGGGGTTACCAAACGCTACAACCAAGTACCTGTTGTCCATCACCTAGATTTAACCATTGACCAAGGGGAAATGTTTGCTCTCCTGGGACCAAACGGGGCAGGTAAATCCACCACTATTAAAATGCTCACCACCCTGGCTACCCCTGACGAAGGAAAAATTACGATCGGGGGGGCAGACGTTGTCAAACAAGCCCACGTTGTCAAGCGGTTCATTGGCGTAGTATTGCAACAAATCAGCCTCGACCTCGATCGTACTGTCTGGGAAAACATGGAATTTCACGGCCGGCTGCACCACATGCCCCCCAAGGAACGCCAAGCAGCCATCGATCGGTGTTTAGAATATGTGGAATTACAGGACAGAAGAAATGACCGTACACGCAACCTATCGGGGGGGATGAAACGGCGGTTGCAGATTGCCCGTGCCCTCATGCACAACCCCAAAGTTTTATTTTTAGACGAACCGACAGTGGGACTAGACCCCCAAACCCGCCGCCGCCTGTGGGAAATCATCCTTGACCTCAAACAACAGGGGATGACCATTCTATTGACGACCCACTACATGGAAGAGGCAGAAACCCTATGCGATCGGGTGGGGATACTAGACCAGGGCAAGTTAATCGAGATAGGTACCCTCCAGGAGTTGCGGGAAAAGCATGGCTTAGCCGTAGTTATAGTGCAAAATGAAGAAGACCAAAAGTTAGACTACAAATTCTTCCCCACCATGAGCGACGCCAACGCATACCTGGAGTCCTTGCCCCACAAGCAAGGAGTGATGGTACGGGAGTCCAACCTAGAGGATATTTTTGTAGAACTAACGGGTAGAAAACTAGATTGAGGAAGCACAATGAAAGCCATGATTCTGGCAGCGGGCAAGGGCACAAGACTGCGCCCCTTTACCAACGTCATACCGAAGCCCATGATTCCCATTATGCAGAAGCCAGTGATGGAATTTTTGGTGGAACTCTTGCGGCAACACGGTTTTACAGAAATCATGGTCAACGTCAGCCACTTAGCGGAGACAATCCAAAACTATTTCCGCGATGGGCAGAAGTTCGGTGTCCAGATGGCCTATTCCTTTGAGGGTAAGATCGAGGATGGTCAACTAAAGGGGGAAGCCCTCGGGTCAGCGGGGGGTATTAAAAAAATCCAAGACTTCTATCCCTTCTTTGACGATACGTTTGTTGTGCTCTGCGGTGATGCCCTAATTGATTTGGATTTGACAGCAGTTGTGGAATGGCACAAGCGTAAAGGGGCAATGGCAACGGTAGTAATGAAGCGAGTCCCCCGTGACCAAGTATCTAGTTATGGTGTGGTGGTAACCGATCGAGAGGGACGCATTCAATCTTTTCAGGAAAAGCCCCCCGTACACCAAGCCCGCAGCAATCAGATCAACACAGGGATTTACATCTTTGAGCCGGAGGTGTTGAACTACATCCCGTCGGGGCAAAAATTTGACATTGGCGGTGACCTCTTCCCCAAGTTAGTAGCGGAGGGAGCACCCTTCTACGGTATCTGCATGGACTTTGAGTGGGTAGACATTGGACGCGTCCCTGATTATTGGCAAGCCATCCAGGATGTGTTGTGCCAGCGCCTGCCCAATGTGCCGATTCCGGGGCGGGAGGTATTGCCAGGAGTCTATACGGGGTTAAATGTGGCAGTGAATTGGGACAAGGTGAAAATTCAAGGTCCCGTTTACATTGGCGGTATGACTCGCATTGAGGACGGAGCCAAAATTATTGGTCCCACAATGATTGGTCCCAACTGTCATTTGTGTCAAGGGGCGGTGGTAGAGCGGAGTGTAATTTTTGAATATTCCCGCCTGGGGGATGTACGTTTGGTGGATAAGCTAGTATTTGGGCGGTATTGTGTGGACAAGGATGGTACAGCGATCGATTTACAAGCTGCCGCTCTCGACTGGTTAATTACTGATGCTCGTCAGGACAATCACGCCAGAGTGTTAAGGGTATGAGTCATTTGGTAGTCTTGGGTTTGTTGTTGCTGTTTGCTA
It encodes the following:
- a CDS encoding ABC transporter ATP-binding protein; the protein is MAFIDLQGVTKRYNQVPVVHHLDLTIDQGEMFALLGPNGAGKSTTIKMLTTLATPDEGKITIGGADVVKQAHVVKRFIGVVLQQISLDLDRTVWENMEFHGRLHHMPPKERQAAIDRCLEYVELQDRRNDRTRNLSGGMKRRLQIARALMHNPKVLFLDEPTVGLDPQTRRRLWEIILDLKQQGMTILLTTHYMEEAETLCDRVGILDQGKLIEIGTLQELREKHGLAVVIVQNEEDQKLDYKFFPTMSDANAYLESLPHKQGVMVRESNLEDIFVELTGRKLD
- a CDS encoding response regulator produces the protein MAKILLVEDNEMNRDMLSRRLQRKGYEVVIAGDGQEGVTIARQVQPDLIIMDMSLPVMDGWTATSILKQDPGTRNIPIIGFSAHAMVGDRERGIKAGCDDYDTKPVEFNRLLGKIEALLSRATTS
- a CDS encoding NDP-sugar synthase, translated to MKAMILAAGKGTRLRPFTNVIPKPMIPIMQKPVMEFLVELLRQHGFTEIMVNVSHLAETIQNYFRDGQKFGVQMAYSFEGKIEDGQLKGEALGSAGGIKKIQDFYPFFDDTFVVLCGDALIDLDLTAVVEWHKRKGAMATVVMKRVPRDQVSSYGVVVTDREGRIQSFQEKPPVHQARSNQINTGIYIFEPEVLNYIPSGQKFDIGGDLFPKLVAEGAPFYGICMDFEWVDIGRVPDYWQAIQDVLCQRLPNVPIPGREVLPGVYTGLNVAVNWDKVKIQGPVYIGGMTRIEDGAKIIGPTMIGPNCHLCQGAVVERSVIFEYSRLGDVRLVDKLVFGRYCVDKDGTAIDLQAAALDWLITDARQDNHARVLRV
- a CDS encoding DUF4079 domain-containing protein → MNTTLTEFLEPIAQQFRQLGIPEPIVHWGHPFFMAIVIFVMGSFVGLAGWRGRLLTDAAEKAKNLADHRRIAPLMTLFLAMGYTGGLLSLVMQKQPLLESPHFWTGSAVLVLLFLNGTISLTGFGGNQAALRTAHAYLGSAILCLLFFHALLGLKLGLSI